The following proteins are encoded in a genomic region of Streptococcus constellatus subsp. constellatus:
- the rnhC gene encoding ribonuclease HIII has product MESITLQPSEKQIQDFVAQYQEQLVSSKNPYIRYLFKLDKATASIYTSGKVLFQGEKAEQAAQFFGYQSSREETTVPQQNCPLIGTDEVGNGSYFGGLAVVASFVTPEQHRFLRKLGVDDSKSLTDQKIRQIVPLLKEKIQHQALLLSPKKYNQVIAAGYNAVSVKVALHNQAIYLLLQTGVQPQKIVIDAFTSDKNYQKYLQRESNHFPNSITLEEKAEGKYLAVAVSSMIARDLFLENLENLSQELGYELPSGAGVKSDKIASQLLQTYGMKSLEASAKLHFKNTEKAKKLLER; this is encoded by the coding sequence TATTACCTTACAACCCAGTGAGAAACAAATTCAAGATTTTGTTGCCCAATACCAGGAACAGCTTGTTTCTAGTAAAAATCCTTATATTCGTTACCTTTTTAAGCTTGATAAGGCAACTGCCTCCATCTACACTTCAGGAAAAGTCCTCTTCCAAGGAGAAAAAGCAGAGCAGGCAGCACAATTTTTTGGCTATCAGTCTTCCAGAGAAGAAACGACAGTTCCTCAGCAAAATTGTCCTCTTATCGGGACAGATGAAGTCGGAAATGGCTCTTATTTCGGCGGGCTTGCTGTTGTGGCATCTTTTGTCACACCAGAACAGCATAGGTTTCTACGAAAGCTGGGAGTTGATGACTCTAAAAGCCTGACAGACCAGAAAATCAGGCAAATCGTTCCTTTGTTAAAGGAAAAGATTCAGCACCAAGCTCTGTTACTGTCTCCAAAAAAATACAATCAAGTCATTGCTGCTGGCTATAACGCAGTTTCTGTCAAGGTTGCTCTCCACAATCAAGCTATTTATTTGTTACTACAAACAGGAGTACAGCCTCAAAAAATCGTTATTGATGCTTTCACCAGCGACAAAAATTATCAAAAATATCTCCAGCGAGAAAGCAATCACTTTCCAAACTCTATTACGTTGGAGGAAAAAGCTGAAGGCAAATACCTAGCGGTAGCAGTCAGTTCTATGATCGCACGCGACTTATTTTTAGAAAATCTTGAAAATTTAAGTCAAGAGCTCGGCTACGAATTACCTAGTGGAGCAGGAGTAAAGTCCGATAAAATCGCAAGTCAGCTTCTTCAAACCTACGGTATGAAGAGTTTGGAAGCGAGCGCAAAACTACATTTTAAAAATACTGAAAAAGCAAAAAAACTTCTAGAAAGGTAA